A part of Aegilops tauschii subsp. strangulata cultivar AL8/78 chromosome 2, Aet v6.0, whole genome shotgun sequence genomic DNA contains:
- the LOC141041193 gene encoding uncharacterized protein gives MDDFLNTTEYHPIVADGNTKLDVWYTNEPGKVEEIIGLARTECPALKDFLENRGITFSSAGVRNIRDALFQDFIRIPEGYHIDIQEKFMIKGGEERDSMDDLAGAIIDESYSKLESSFPELLRHYWDWKPLTFDHLKYGATEGYVSYELYRRFLSMRDILHRRYLPDLRWRGRF, from the exons ATGGACGACTTTTTGAACACCACcgagtaccatcctatagttgccgatggtaacacgaagctcgacgtgTGGTACACCAACGAGCCTGGCAAGGTGGAGGAGATCATTGGCTT GGCCAGGACGGAGTGCCCTGCCCTGAAGGATTTCCTTGAGAATAGAGGTATAACTTTCTCTAGTGCGGGCGTCAGGAATATTAGAGATGCTCTTTTTCAAGATTTCATTAGAATTCCAGAAGGGTACCACATCGACATCCAAGAGAAGTTTATGATCAAAGGCGGCGAAGAAAGGGACTCCATGGATGACTTAGCAGGAGCCATCATTGACGAATCTTATTCGAAGCTGGAGTCATCTTTTCCAGAACTTCTTCGTCACTACTGGGATTGGAAGCCACTTACTTTTGATCACCTGAAATATGGAGCTACT GAAGGGTATGTGAGCTATGAGCTATACCGCCGGTTTCTGTCGATGAGGGATATCCTGCATCGTCGCTATCTTCCTGATCTCAGATGGCGAGGACGTTTCTGA